A part of Bacteroidia bacterium genomic DNA contains:
- a CDS encoding ATP-binding protein, with amino-acid sequence MKTYIQRFIEKDILYRVERYPAVVIVGPRQAGKTSLVKHISNSLGRPAIYLDLEYPEDINKLSNPTLYLESVKDQTVIIDEVQRMPGLFPILRALIDRDRRPGRFILLGSASPDVIRDTSESLAGRVAYMELSPFILQELSNIADYQALWIRGGFPESLLAENDQDSFDWRGNFIQSYLERDIPLLGLKADPMLIRRLWTMLAHMNGQPLNLENIARSLGITASTVRRYIDFLESAFLIRRLQPFHANIKKRLVKSPKVFIRDTGVLHSLLNIQNLEELMGNPMLGNSWEAFILQQIAAKVPARTELFYYRTQDGTKADIVIAPGGVPEVMVEVKFTSTPKPGRGFYEAGKDLNVRQKFIVCPTSSSYPLAENVMVLSYHDLDQIFS; translated from the coding sequence ATGAAGACATATATTCAGAGATTTATCGAAAAGGATATCCTGTATCGGGTTGAAAGATACCCAGCGGTTGTAATCGTTGGACCAAGGCAAGCGGGAAAAACCTCACTGGTCAAGCATATTTCCAACTCTCTGGGCAGACCTGCTATCTATCTTGATCTAGAATATCCGGAGGATATCAATAAGCTCTCAAATCCAACCCTATATCTGGAGTCAGTTAAAGACCAAACTGTTATTATTGATGAAGTCCAACGGATGCCTGGGTTATTTCCGATTCTTCGCGCGCTGATCGATCGGGACAGAAGGCCGGGCAGATTTATTTTGTTGGGATCAGCATCTCCCGATGTCATTCGTGATACTTCGGAATCGTTGGCAGGAAGAGTTGCTTATATGGAACTTTCGCCCTTTATTCTGCAAGAACTTTCCAATATCGCAGACTACCAGGCATTATGGATCAGAGGGGGGTTTCCTGAATCTCTGCTGGCAGAAAATGACCAGGACAGTTTTGACTGGAGGGGCAATTTTATCCAATCCTATTTGGAAAGGGATATTCCCCTTCTGGGGTTGAAAGCAGACCCTATGCTCATAAGAAGACTATGGACGATGCTGGCTCATATGAATGGCCAGCCACTCAATCTGGAAAATATCGCCCGGTCTTTGGGTATAACAGCATCTACCGTCAGGCGTTATATTGATTTTCTTGAGTCAGCATTTCTTATACGACGATTACAACCCTTCCACGCCAATATCAAAAAACGGCTGGTAAAATCACCGAAAGTTTTTATTCGCGACACGGGCGTATTACATTCCCTTCTGAATATCCAAAACCTGGAAGAACTAATGGGAAATCCGATGCTTGGCAATTCATGGGAGGCCTTTATTCTTCAGCAGATTGCGGCCAAAGTTCCCGCCCGAACCGAATTGTTTTATTACAGAACACAGGACGGCACAAAGGCGGATATTGTCATTGCACCGGGAGGCGTTCCGGAAGTGATGGTTGAAGTAAAATTTACGAGCACACCGAAACCTGGCAGGGGATTTTATGAAGCCGGGAAAGATTTAAATGTCAGGCAAAAGTTTATAGTTTGCCCCACATCCAGCAGTTATCCGCTCGCGGAAAATGTGATGGTTTTAAGCTATCATGATTTAGATCAGATTTTTTCCTGA
- a CDS encoding class I SAM-dependent methyltransferase has protein sequence MINWQTYWDKIARSSENPHAQVARLLGEKPLTEAQLHRIAAHIVVQLDLQPDHTLLDVCCGNGMLTRLLAEECTATLGVDISPEQIQLANTHFSSPTIRYQVADALALTSHVEGPFDRINLYFSFQYLDSYKKGRAAIMGMAALLKPGGKIFIGDVPDDAKIAVFFPSQMARFRYRISHFLGRHPMGKFWKEAEFQKICREVGLNCEKRTQPGDLPYAAYRVDYVIF, from the coding sequence ATGATCAACTGGCAGACATACTGGGACAAGATTGCCCGAAGCAGTGAAAATCCTCATGCGCAGGTAGCAAGACTGTTGGGAGAAAAACCCTTAACAGAAGCTCAATTACACCGGATTGCCGCTCACATTGTGGTTCAGCTCGATCTTCAACCGGATCACACCCTGCTCGATGTATGTTGTGGCAATGGTATGCTTACTCGTCTTCTGGCCGAAGAATGTACGGCTACGCTGGGAGTAGATATTTCTCCCGAACAAATCCAGCTGGCAAATACCCATTTTTCTTCCCCTACCATACGATATCAGGTCGCCGATGCATTGGCTTTGACCTCACATGTGGAAGGCCCGTTTGACCGGATCAATCTCTATTTTTCCTTTCAGTACCTTGACAGCTACAAAAAAGGAAGGGCAGCTATTATGGGAATGGCCGCATTGCTGAAACCCGGCGGCAAAATATTTATCGGCGATGTGCCCGATGATGCAAAAATAGCGGTCTTCTTCCCGTCTCAGATGGCCCGTTTTCGGTATCGGATCAGCCATTTTCTTGGGCGGCATCCGATGGGGAAGTTCTGGAAAGAGGCGGAATTTCAAAAAATTTGCAGGGAAGTGGGCCTAAACTGTGAAAAACGGACGCAGCCCGGAGACTTGCCTTACGCCGCTTATCGTGTGGACTATGTGATTTTTTAA
- a CDS encoding TatD family hydrolase: MKLTDTHSHLYSRKFEQDQNEVIFRAKSVNEAVFLPNIDIESIDAVHALTDLAKDFFFPMMGLHPCHVKEDFVQQLQVMEEWLDKGEYTYYGIGETGLDLYWDKTTLDIQREALQIQINWAKNRQLPIILHARNAIDETIEMIEKNHDESLWGIFHCFDGTADQAKRIVSLGNFKLGIGGIVTYKKSVLPTVLAEIGPDHLVIETDSPYLPPEPHRGKRNESSYTQYVAAKLAETFDTSVEEIARITGKNTREVFRTAVIVS; the protein is encoded by the coding sequence ATGAAACTGACAGATACACACTCCCACCTCTACAGCCGGAAGTTTGAGCAGGATCAAAACGAAGTCATTTTCCGCGCAAAATCGGTAAATGAGGCAGTTTTTTTACCTAATATCGACATAGAAAGTATCGACGCCGTTCATGCACTGACCGATCTGGCTAAAGATTTTTTCTTTCCTATGATGGGTCTGCATCCCTGCCACGTGAAAGAAGATTTTGTACAGCAGCTTCAGGTCATGGAAGAATGGCTGGACAAAGGCGAATACACGTACTATGGCATCGGCGAAACCGGCCTCGATCTGTACTGGGACAAAACCACCCTCGATATTCAGCGGGAGGCTTTGCAGATTCAGATAAACTGGGCTAAAAATCGGCAGTTGCCCATTATTCTCCACGCCCGCAATGCGATTGATGAGACCATCGAAATGATTGAAAAAAACCACGACGAAAGCCTCTGGGGAATTTTCCATTGTTTTGATGGCACGGCAGACCAGGCAAAACGAATCGTTTCTCTCGGCAATTTCAAACTTGGTATCGGAGGAATCGTCACCTACAAAAAGTCCGTCCTCCCGACCGTACTTGCCGAAATTGGTCCCGACCATCTCGTCATAGAAACTGACAGCCCCTACCTTCCGCCTGAACCCCATCGCGGCAAACGCAATGAAAGCAGCTATACGCAATATGTAGCCGCCAAACTGGCCGAAACTTTTGATACTTCGGTGGAGGAAATCGCCCGGATTACGGGTAAAAATACCCGGGAAGTCTTTCGCACAGCTGTGATCGTCTCCTGA
- a CDS encoding CoA pyrophosphatase: protein MNDLQFFIHKLKQRLSQPLPGLDAQMTMSPGIRGRNPLIPDNVRKSAVLILVYPQNGSLYVPFMRRAEDGRVHSGQISFPGGSRDEGDIDFVDTALREANEELGILREDVEVLGQMTELYIPPSNFLVYPTVGFSPRRPDFIPDPNEVAGVVEVEIGHLADQNIRGSHRVEVFGGNYITAPGFTVNGNQLIWGATAMMIAEFLEILKEVK from the coding sequence ATGAACGATTTGCAATTCTTTATCCATAAACTGAAACAGCGGCTCAGCCAGCCCCTGCCTGGTCTGGACGCGCAGATGACAATGTCTCCTGGCATTCGGGGACGCAATCCGCTGATACCCGACAATGTGCGCAAAAGCGCCGTGCTCATCCTCGTATATCCACAAAATGGCAGCCTGTATGTACCCTTTATGCGCCGCGCAGAAGATGGAAGAGTTCACAGCGGACAGATATCCTTTCCAGGTGGGAGCAGAGATGAGGGAGATATTGATTTTGTTGATACTGCCCTGCGTGAGGCTAATGAGGAACTCGGCATCCTCCGGGAAGATGTGGAGGTGCTGGGGCAAATGACCGAACTGTACATTCCCCCCAGCAATTTTCTTGTATATCCTACTGTGGGGTTTTCTCCACGCAGGCCTGACTTTATTCCCGATCCCAACGAAGTGGCAGGGGTAGTCGAAGTTGAAATTGGACATCTGGCCGACCAAAATATCCGGGGTTCCCATCGCGTGGAAGTTTTTGGAGGAAATTATATTACAGCCCCTGGCTTTACTGTCAATGGCAATCAGTTGATCTGGGGCGCTACCGCCATGATGATCGCAGAATTTCTCGAAATCCTGAAGGAAGTAAAATGA
- a CDS encoding Uma2 family endonuclease, producing MKSHILNRLNDEEFFLFCQEQRDLKIERTAQGEIIIIPPTGFETGDFNSELNRQLGNWNFEKKTGKVTDSSTGYILPNGATRSPDAAWISLERLAGLTRLQLKKFPPVCPDFVVEIRSETDHLKTLQDKMEEYIQNGARLGWLIDPGNEKVYIYRQSGNHTIVEGFDQILSGEDVLPGFELMLDVFPGSE from the coding sequence ATGAAAAGCCATATTCTCAACCGCCTGAATGACGAGGAATTTTTCCTCTTCTGTCAGGAACAACGAGATTTGAAAATAGAACGCACAGCACAAGGTGAAATCATTATTATACCCCCCACAGGATTTGAAACCGGAGATTTTAACAGCGAACTGAACCGACAGTTAGGCAATTGGAACTTTGAGAAAAAAACCGGAAAAGTAACCGATTCATCCACAGGTTATATTCTTCCCAATGGGGCAACAAGGTCGCCCGACGCTGCATGGATTTCTCTTGAAAGACTTGCCGGGCTGACCCGTCTGCAATTAAAAAAATTCCCTCCCGTGTGTCCGGATTTTGTGGTAGAAATTCGCTCTGAAACTGATCACCTCAAAACGCTTCAGGATAAAATGGAGGAATATATTCAAAATGGCGCCCGCCTCGGCTGGCTGATTGACCCCGGAAACGAAAAAGTTTACATATATCGCCAAAGCGGCAATCATACCATTGTGGAAGGATTTGACCAGATTCTATCCGGAGAAGATGTATTGCCTGGTTTTGAACTGATGTTGGACGTGTTTCCCGGCAGCGAATGA
- the rlmN gene encoding 23S rRNA (adenine(2503)-C(2))-methyltransferase RlmN: MNLLPNIRALSLAELQSLLESWNEKKFRAKQIYEWLWKMPVSDFEEMSNLSKPLRERLAASFSLGKVVIDNQQKSNDGTIKYAFRLPNGEQVEGVLIPTPNRLTACISSQAGCSLACKFCATGLLPLKHNLHFYEIFDQIHIIRQEADKHFGRPLTNIVYMGMGEPLLNYKNVIRSIEMVTSEEGMGMSPRRITVSTAGIAKMIKKLGDDNVKFEFALSLHAANDAKRSQMMAINDSNSLEVLKDALRYFYEKTGTRVTYEYIIFKDFNDTLDDARELADFTRVIPSKVNVIEYNSVPETGLFNTTAERMDAFIRYLENAGVIVNVRRSRGKDIDGGCGQLALRHNR; this comes from the coding sequence GTGAATCTTTTACCCAACATACGTGCCCTCAGTCTGGCAGAGCTGCAATCGCTGCTGGAGTCCTGGAATGAAAAAAAATTCAGGGCTAAACAAATCTATGAATGGCTCTGGAAAATGCCGGTCTCGGATTTTGAGGAAATGTCGAACCTCTCCAAACCGCTCCGCGAACGCCTCGCCGCCAGCTTCTCGCTGGGGAAAGTCGTCATCGACAATCAACAAAAAAGCAACGACGGCACCATCAAATATGCCTTCCGCCTCCCCAATGGCGAACAGGTAGAAGGGGTGCTCATCCCTACTCCCAACCGCCTCACGGCCTGCATCTCCTCCCAGGCGGGCTGCTCGCTGGCCTGCAAATTTTGCGCGACCGGGCTTCTCCCGCTCAAACACAATCTCCACTTCTACGAAATCTTCGACCAAATCCATATCATCCGCCAGGAAGCAGATAAACATTTTGGCCGACCACTCACCAATATCGTCTATATGGGCATGGGCGAACCGCTGCTCAACTACAAAAATGTCATCCGCTCTATCGAAATGGTGACCTCTGAGGAGGGTATGGGCATGTCGCCCCGACGCATTACCGTCTCCACCGCAGGCATCGCCAAAATGATCAAAAAACTCGGCGACGACAATGTGAAATTTGAATTTGCCCTCTCCCTCCATGCCGCCAATGACGCCAAACGCAGCCAGATGATGGCAATCAATGATTCCAATTCGCTGGAAGTGCTCAAAGATGCCCTGCGGTATTTTTATGAAAAAACGGGCACAAGGGTCACTTACGAATATATTATTTTCAAAGACTTCAACGATACCCTTGACGATGCCCGCGAACTGGCCGATTTTACCCGTGTCATTCCCTCCAAAGTCAATGTGATCGAATACAATTCTGTGCCCGAAACCGGCCTTTTTAATACCACTGCAGAGCGCATGGATGCCTTCATCCGATACCTTGAAAATGCGGGGGTAATCGTCAACGTAAGGCGGAGCCGCGGCAAGGATATTGACGGTGGATGCGGACAACTTGCTCTGCGGCACAATCGGTAA
- a CDS encoding phage Gp37/Gp68 family protein, protein MKLSKIEWTEATWNPSTGCNKVSAGCKFCYAEVMSNRLQAMGTRGYENGFEFTLVPERLTMPLKIKKPTKFFVNSMSDLFHEKMPFDYLDSVFEVISNTPHHTYQILTKRPHILINYTTTRKIPNNVWMGVSVENPAQKFRIDLLRSVDASIRFLSLEPLLEDLGEINLEGIDWVIVGGESGNKARPMEHSWIENIQSQCEEEKVAFFFKQWGTWGADGIKRNKSANGRLFEGQEWNEEPQIIKVN, encoded by the coding sequence ATGAAGTTATCAAAAATAGAATGGACAGAAGCGACATGGAATCCAAGTACCGGGTGCAATAAAGTCTCCGCAGGATGTAAGTTTTGTTATGCAGAGGTTATGTCCAACCGCCTACAGGCGATGGGTACAAGGGGGTATGAAAATGGTTTTGAGTTTACTCTCGTTCCGGAAAGATTGACAATGCCTCTTAAGATCAAAAAACCTACTAAATTTTTTGTCAATTCCATGAGTGATCTTTTCCATGAAAAGATGCCTTTTGATTATTTAGATAGTGTCTTTGAAGTTATATCCAATACCCCTCATCATACTTATCAGATATTAACCAAAAGACCACATATTCTGATCAATTATACTACTACCAGGAAAATACCTAATAATGTATGGATGGGAGTGAGTGTTGAAAACCCTGCACAAAAGTTCAGAATAGACCTATTGAGATCAGTAGATGCTTCGATTCGGTTTCTTTCCCTTGAACCTTTACTGGAGGATCTTGGCGAAATAAACCTGGAAGGTATTGACTGGGTAATTGTCGGAGGCGAAAGTGGAAACAAGGCAAGACCTATGGAGCATAGCTGGATAGAAAATATTCAGTCTCAATGCGAAGAAGAGAAAGTAGCATTTTTCTTCAAGCAATGGGGAACTTGGGGCGCCGATGGGATAAAACGAAATAAATCTGCAAACGGACGTCTTTTTGAAGGGCAAGAATGGAATGAGGAACCTCAAATAATTAAGGTAAATTAA
- the tcmP gene encoding three-Cys-motif partner protein TcmP, whose product MTDSIFLSNLLKKIAMPVKDLHEKPFDAETLSKLEIFEQYAQAWIPIFTMIGGQHLHIFDFFAGTGYDKNGVPGSPIRILKKILEQVSNIVQKDTLISVYLNEYDSNKFELMKTACEAFLDQNQELKQVIQVFYSHDSFEIIFEKLIHIIKKFPSLLFLDQNGIKFLADTYLLEFSTHSQTDFLYFVSSSYFQRFGNTEEFQKNISLNMEEIREQPYRLIHRSLLNQLRKKIPQGSKLKLYPFSIRKQSNIYGIIFGASHIRAVDKFLGITWKHNELNGEANFDLDEDVQKSQLTLFGSKPKTKLEAFNEKLREKILSGELKTNQDIFLFTLEEGHIGSHASNVVKAMKREKLVDFTEKSPLLTYESTFGKYKRCINYILLSKR is encoded by the coding sequence TTGACTGATTCTATTTTTTTATCTAATTTGCTAAAAAAAATTGCAATGCCGGTAAAAGACCTCCATGAAAAACCTTTTGATGCGGAAACTCTCTCAAAACTTGAAATTTTTGAACAATACGCACAAGCATGGATCCCAATATTCACTATGATAGGTGGGCAACATTTGCATATTTTTGATTTCTTTGCCGGAACTGGTTATGATAAGAATGGCGTTCCAGGAAGCCCCATACGGATTCTAAAAAAAATACTTGAGCAGGTTTCTAATATTGTTCAAAAGGATACTCTGATATCAGTTTATCTGAATGAGTATGATTCCAATAAGTTTGAGTTGATGAAAACCGCCTGCGAAGCTTTTTTAGACCAAAACCAAGAATTGAAACAAGTTATTCAGGTATTCTATTCTCATGATTCATTTGAAATTATTTTTGAAAAGCTTATCCATATTATTAAAAAATTTCCAAGCCTTCTATTTCTTGATCAAAATGGGATTAAGTTCCTTGCTGACACATATTTGCTTGAATTTAGTACTCATAGCCAAACTGACTTTCTTTATTTCGTTTCCTCATCTTATTTTCAGCGATTTGGAAATACGGAGGAATTTCAGAAAAACATTTCTTTAAACATGGAGGAAATTCGAGAACAGCCATACAGGCTTATTCATCGAAGTTTGCTAAATCAATTAAGGAAAAAAATCCCACAAGGTTCGAAACTTAAGTTGTATCCCTTTTCTATTAGAAAACAATCCAATATCTACGGCATTATTTTCGGAGCAAGTCATATAAGAGCGGTTGACAAGTTTCTGGGAATAACCTGGAAGCATAATGAATTAAATGGGGAAGCAAATTTTGATTTAGATGAAGACGTGCAGAAATCTCAACTTACACTTTTTGGCAGTAAGCCTAAGACAAAGTTAGAAGCATTTAATGAAAAATTGCGTGAGAAGATTCTCTCGGGAGAGCTGAAAACGAATCAGGATATTTTTTTATTCACACTGGAAGAAGGCCACATTGGAAGTCATGCTTCTAATGTCGTCAAGGCAATGAAGAGAGAGAAATTGGTTGATTTCACTGAAAAATCGCCTTTATTAACTTACGAAAGTACTTTTGGAAAATATAAACGATGTATTAACTACATTTTACTATCGAAACGATGA
- a CDS encoding 2-oxoglutarate and iron-dependent oxygenase domain-containing protein, with the protein MQTPLTHVPVIDISPLVAGQGDRNSVAKQLHAACRESGFFYIRGHGIDETLQNRLHQLSEQFFALPLEEKMNIHMKLGGRAWRGFFPVGEELTSGKPDRKEGLYFGTELGPEDPRVRAKLPMHGANLFPGHPSGLRETVLSYTSAMTTLGHQLMEGLALSLGLPESYFSDRYTSDPLTLFRIFHYPPESKEDAAAMPWGVGEHTDYGVLTILKQDTVGGLQVRSHGQWIEAPYIEGTFICNIGDMLDRMTGGYYRSTPHRVRNTSGRERYSFPFFFDPNFDVEVKPIDLRHIAALSDEPEARWDGENVHTFEGTYGDYVLGKVAKVFPQLRRDVG; encoded by the coding sequence ATGCAAACTCCGCTGACCCATGTCCCAGTCATCGATATCTCTCCCCTCGTTGCGGGTCAGGGCGACCGAAACTCCGTTGCAAAACAACTCCATGCAGCCTGTCGTGAATCGGGCTTTTTTTATATCCGGGGGCACGGCATTGACGAAACCCTTCAAAACCGCCTCCACCAACTGAGTGAACAATTTTTTGCCCTGCCATTGGAGGAGAAAATGAACATACACATGAAGCTGGGGGGCAGAGCCTGGCGGGGATTTTTTCCGGTTGGTGAGGAACTCACCTCAGGTAAGCCTGACAGGAAGGAAGGCCTCTACTTTGGTACGGAGCTTGGTCCTGAAGATCCCCGCGTGCGGGCGAAACTACCCATGCACGGCGCCAATTTATTTCCCGGTCACCCCTCCGGATTGCGGGAAACCGTACTTTCCTATACCAGTGCCATGACCACGCTGGGGCACCAGCTCATGGAAGGGCTGGCCCTGAGTCTGGGGTTACCCGAATCGTACTTTTCGGACCGATACACCAGTGACCCGCTGACCCTGTTTCGCATCTTTCACTATCCGCCCGAGTCGAAGGAAGATGCAGCAGCCATGCCCTGGGGTGTGGGCGAACATACCGACTACGGCGTGCTGACCATTCTCAAGCAGGATACAGTCGGAGGTTTGCAGGTAAGATCACACGGACAATGGATTGAAGCGCCCTATATTGAGGGAACCTTCATCTGCAATATCGGCGATATGCTCGACCGGATGACCGGCGGTTATTATCGTTCGACACCCCACCGGGTGCGCAATACGAGTGGCCGGGAGCGGTATTCGTTTCCATTTTTCTTTGACCCCAATTTTGACGTGGAGGTCAAACCCATAGACCTGCGGCATATCGCAGCGTTGTCTGACGAGCCGGAGGCCCGTTGGGACGGAGAAAATGTACACACATTCGAAGGCACTTATGGCGACTATGTACTGGGGAAGGTAGCGAAGGTATTTCCGCAGTTGAGACGGGATGTGGGGTGA